From Pseudomonas asiatica, the proteins below share one genomic window:
- the nusG gene encoding transcription termination/antitermination protein NusG yields MAKRWYVVHAYSGYEKHVMRSLIERVKLAGMEDGFGEILVPTEEVVEMRNGQKRKSERKFFPGYVLVQMEMNEGTWHLVKDTPRVMGFIGGTADKPAPITDKEAEAILRRVADGSDKPKPKTLFEPGEVVRVIDGPFADFNGSVEEVNYEKSRLQVAVLIFGRSTPVELEFSQVEKV; encoded by the coding sequence GTGGCTAAGCGTTGGTATGTTGTGCATGCTTACTCGGGTTACGAGAAGCATGTAATGCGCTCCCTGATCGAGCGCGTCAAGCTGGCTGGCATGGAAGACGGTTTCGGCGAGATCTTGGTCCCGACCGAAGAAGTCGTCGAAATGCGCAATGGCCAGAAGCGCAAGAGTGAGCGTAAATTCTTCCCTGGCTATGTACTGGTCCAGATGGAGATGAACGAAGGGACTTGGCACTTGGTCAAGGACACCCCTCGTGTGATGGGCTTTATTGGCGGCACCGCAGACAAGCCTGCGCCGATCACCGATAAAGAAGCAGAGGCTATCCTGCGTCGCGTTGCCGACGGTAGCGACAAGCCGAAGCCGAAGACGCTGTTCGAGCCGGGTGAAGTGGTTCGAGTCATTGACGGTCCGTTCGCTGACTTCAATGGTAGTGTCGAAGAGGTTAACTACGAAAAGAGTCGCCTGCAGGTAGCGGTGCTCATTTTCGGTCGCTCTACTCCGGTGGAGCTCGAGTTCAGCCAGGTCGAAAAGGTCTAG
- a CDS encoding peptidoglycan DD-metalloendopeptidase family protein, whose product MTNEPPKAPPLYPKSHLLAASGIAALLSLALLVFPSSEVEAKKTTLNLELESPAEQLKDESRAAPLVQAEGEQGSPFAQIEEAAPETQKAEQEAPAAEPVVEAAKQPSHREVTVARGDTLSTLFAKVGLPSNAVHDLLASNKQAKQFSQLKHGQVLQFELDKDGQLASLHSKVSNLETIRLTKTDKGYTFNREISKPVVRTAYAHGVIKSSLSASAQRAGLSHSMTMDMARVLGYDIDFAQDIRPGDEFDVVYEQKVMDGKVVGTGNILSARFTNRGKTYTAVRYTNKQGNTSYYTADGNSLRKAFIRTPVDFARISSRFSAGRKHPILNKIRAHKGVDYAAPRGTPIKAAGDGRIELAGRRGGYGNTVIIQHGNRYKTLYGHMQGFAKGIKTGSSVKQGQIIGYIGTTGLSTGPHLHYEFQVNGVHVDPLSQKVPMADPIARNERQRFLQQSQPLIARMDQEKATLLAANKR is encoded by the coding sequence ATGACCAACGAACCGCCTAAAGCGCCCCCGCTTTATCCGAAAAGCCATCTGTTGGCCGCCAGCGGCATAGCCGCCCTGCTCAGCCTGGCCCTGCTGGTGTTTCCTTCCAGCGAAGTGGAAGCCAAGAAAACCACCCTCAACCTCGAGCTGGAGAGCCCTGCCGAGCAGTTGAAGGACGAATCCCGCGCTGCGCCCCTGGTGCAGGCAGAAGGTGAGCAAGGCTCACCATTCGCCCAGATCGAAGAGGCCGCCCCCGAGACCCAGAAGGCCGAGCAGGAAGCCCCTGCGGCCGAACCGGTCGTCGAAGCTGCCAAGCAGCCCAGCCACCGCGAAGTCACCGTGGCCCGTGGCGACACCCTGTCCACACTGTTCGCCAAGGTCGGCCTGCCGAGCAACGCGGTGCACGACCTTCTGGCCAGCAACAAGCAGGCCAAGCAGTTCAGCCAGCTCAAGCATGGCCAGGTGCTGCAGTTCGAGCTTGACAAGGACGGCCAGCTGGCCAGCCTGCACAGCAAGGTCAGCAACCTCGAAACCATTCGCCTGACCAAGACCGACAAGGGCTATACCTTCAACCGCGAGATCAGCAAGCCGGTTGTGCGTACCGCCTACGCCCACGGTGTGATCAAAAGCTCGCTGTCGGCCTCGGCCCAACGTGCCGGCCTGTCCCACAGCATGACCATGGACATGGCTCGCGTGCTGGGTTACGACATCGATTTCGCCCAGGACATCCGCCCGGGCGATGAATTCGACGTGGTCTACGAGCAGAAGGTGATGGACGGCAAGGTCGTCGGTACCGGCAACATCCTCTCCGCGCGCTTCACCAACCGCGGCAAGACCTACACCGCCGTGCGCTATACCAACAAGCAGGGCAACACCAGTTACTACACCGCAGATGGCAACAGCCTGCGCAAGGCATTCATCCGCACTCCGGTCGACTTCGCCCGCATCAGCTCGCGCTTCTCTGCCGGCCGCAAGCATCCGATCCTGAACAAGATCCGTGCCCACAAAGGCGTCGACTACGCCGCCCCACGCGGCACCCCGATCAAGGCAGCCGGTGACGGCCGCATCGAACTGGCCGGGCGCCGCGGTGGTTACGGCAATACCGTGATCATCCAGCACGGCAACCGCTACAAGACGCTGTACGGCCACATGCAAGGCTTTGCCAAGGGCATCAAGACCGGCAGCTCGGTCAAGCAGGGCCAGATCATCGGCTATATCGGCACCACCGGCTTGTCCACCGGACCGCACCTGCACTACGAGTTCCAGGTCAACGGTGTGCACGTTGACCCGCTGAGCCAGAAAGTGCCAATGGCCGACCCGATTGCCAGGAACGAACGCCAGCGTTTCCTGCAGCAGAGCCAGCCCTTGATCGCCCGCATGGATCAGGAAAAGGCCACCCTGCTCGCAGCGAACAAGCGCTAA
- the birA gene encoding bifunctional biotin--[acetyl-CoA-carboxylase] ligase/biotin operon repressor BirA: MLKLLNLLKDGRFHSGEALGSALGVSRSAVWKQLQHLESELNLTIHKVRGRGYQLAAPLALLDAQAISEFAEGERWPVFIHETIDSTNAEGLRLAGEGQIAPFLVLAERQSAGRGRRGRQWVSPFAENLYYSLVLRVDGGMRQLEGLSLVVGLAVMRTLQAFGVRDVGLKWPNDVLVRGQKITGILLELVGDPADVCHVVLGIGINVNMQTNDQVDQMWTSMRREIGAAIDRNRLVALLSQQLQHELARHRRYGFAAFQEEWEQAHLWQGRSVSLVAGSTRIDGVVLGVDGQGGLRLEVDGVEKSFSGGELSLRLRDDS; the protein is encoded by the coding sequence ATGCTGAAGTTGTTGAATCTCCTCAAGGATGGTCGGTTCCATTCCGGAGAAGCTCTGGGGTCGGCCCTCGGGGTAAGTCGCAGCGCCGTTTGGAAGCAGCTGCAGCACCTGGAGAGCGAACTGAACCTCACCATTCACAAGGTTCGTGGGCGCGGCTATCAGCTGGCGGCGCCACTGGCTTTGCTCGATGCACAGGCGATCTCCGAGTTTGCCGAAGGCGAGCGTTGGCCCGTGTTCATCCACGAAACCATCGACTCGACCAATGCCGAAGGCTTGCGGCTCGCCGGGGAAGGGCAGATCGCTCCATTCCTGGTCCTGGCCGAGCGCCAGAGCGCCGGCCGTGGTCGGCGCGGTCGGCAGTGGGTCAGCCCGTTTGCCGAAAACCTCTATTACAGCCTGGTTCTCCGCGTGGATGGTGGCATGCGCCAGCTCGAGGGCTTGAGCCTGGTGGTTGGATTGGCGGTAATGCGTACCCTGCAGGCTTTTGGTGTAAGGGATGTGGGGCTCAAATGGCCCAACGATGTCCTCGTTCGCGGGCAAAAGATCACCGGTATCCTCCTGGAGTTAGTGGGCGACCCGGCAGATGTTTGTCATGTGGTGCTGGGTATTGGCATCAATGTGAACATGCAAACCAACGATCAGGTCGACCAGATGTGGACCTCGATGCGTCGCGAAATAGGTGCGGCAATAGACCGTAACCGGCTGGTAGCGTTGCTCAGTCAGCAGTTGCAGCACGAATTGGCACGGCATCGTCGCTATGGGTTTGCCGCATTCCAGGAAGAATGGGAACAGGCGCACCTCTGGCAGGGGCGCAGTGTTTCTCTGGTTGCCGGTAGCACGCGTATTGATGGCGTGGTTCTTGGCGTCGACGGGCAGGGCGGCTTGCGCCTTGAGGTGGACGGGGTGGAGAAGAGCTTCAGTGGTGGTGAGCTCAGTTTGAGGTTGCGTGATGATTCTTGA
- a CDS encoding pantothenate kinase: MILELDCGNSFIKWRVIHVADAVIESGGIVDSDQALVAEVAALASVRLSGCRIVSVRSEDETDALCALIAQAFAVQARVAHPAREMAGVRNGYDDYQRLGMDRWLAALGAFHLARGACLVIDLGTAAKADFVAANGEHLGGYICPGMPLMRSQLRTHTRRIRYDDASAERALASLAPGRSTVEAVERGCVLMLQGFARTQLEQARALWGEDFTVFLTGGDAPLVKEAVPQARVVPDLVFVGLAMACPLD, translated from the coding sequence ATGATTCTTGAGCTCGATTGCGGTAACAGCTTCATCAAATGGCGAGTAATCCATGTCGCTGATGCAGTGATTGAAAGCGGCGGTATCGTCGACTCCGATCAGGCGCTGGTGGCCGAAGTGGCTGCACTGGCTTCGGTGCGTCTCAGCGGTTGCCGCATTGTCAGTGTGCGCAGTGAGGACGAAACCGATGCGCTTTGCGCGCTGATTGCCCAGGCGTTTGCCGTGCAGGCACGGGTGGCGCACCCGGCCCGGGAAATGGCGGGTGTGCGCAATGGCTATGACGATTACCAGCGCCTGGGCATGGACCGTTGGTTGGCGGCGCTAGGAGCCTTTCACTTGGCCAGGGGCGCCTGCCTGGTCATTGATCTGGGGACCGCTGCAAAAGCGGATTTCGTGGCGGCGAATGGCGAGCATCTGGGTGGCTACATCTGCCCGGGGATGCCATTGATGCGTAGCCAGTTGCGTACGCACACCCGGCGTATCCGTTATGACGATGCTTCCGCCGAGCGGGCATTGGCCAGTCTGGCGCCGGGACGCTCGACGGTCGAGGCGGTCGAGCGCGGTTGCGTGTTGATGCTTCAGGGTTTTGCGCGTACCCAGCTCGAACAGGCGCGTGCATTGTGGGGGGAGGATTTCACGGTGTTCCTCACAGGTGGCGATGCGCCGCTGGTAAAGGAGGCCGTCCCCCAGGCGCGTGTCGTGCCTGACCTGGTTTTCGTAGGCCTGGCCATGGCCTGCCCATTGGATTGA
- the rplA gene encoding 50S ribosomal protein L1 — MAKLTKRQKAIAEKIEAGKAYNFEEAATLLASLPAAKFVESYDIAVNLGVDPRKSDQVVRSATVLPHGTGKTVRVAVFTQGPAAEAALAAGADRVGMDDLAAEMKGGDLNYDVVIASPDAMRVVGQLGQVLGPRGLMPNPKVGTVTPDVAGAVKNAKAGQVRYRTDKNGIIHTSVGKVGFEAGKLKENVEALIADLKRIKPASSKGIYVKRVTLSTTMGPGLVIDQSSLNV; from the coding sequence ATGGCTAAGCTGACCAAACGCCAAAAGGCAATCGCCGAGAAAATCGAAGCAGGCAAGGCCTACAACTTCGAAGAAGCGGCCACTCTGCTGGCTTCGCTGCCGGCTGCCAAGTTCGTAGAGTCCTACGACATCGCCGTTAACCTTGGTGTTGACCCGCGTAAATCTGACCAGGTCGTACGTAGCGCTACCGTGCTGCCACACGGCACTGGCAAGACCGTTCGCGTTGCTGTCTTCACCCAGGGTCCAGCTGCTGAAGCCGCTCTGGCTGCCGGCGCTGACCGCGTAGGTATGGACGATCTGGCTGCCGAAATGAAAGGCGGCGACCTGAACTATGACGTCGTCATCGCATCGCCTGATGCCATGCGCGTTGTAGGTCAACTGGGTCAGGTTCTGGGTCCTCGCGGCCTGATGCCTAACCCGAAAGTTGGTACCGTGACCCCAGACGTAGCCGGCGCTGTCAAGAACGCCAAGGCTGGTCAGGTTCGCTACCGTACCGACAAGAACGGTATCATCCACACCTCCGTTGGCAAGGTCGGCTTCGAAGCCGGCAAGCTGAAGGAAAACGTTGAAGCCCTGATCGCTGATCTGAAGCGTATCAAGCCAGCTTCCTCGAAAGGTATCTACGTCAAGCGCGTTACCCTGAGCACCACCATGGGCCCAGGTCTGGTCATCGATCAGAGCTCGCTGAACGTGTAA
- the rplK gene encoding 50S ribosomal protein L11 — translation MAKKIQAYIKLQVKAGQANPSPPVGPALGQHGVNIMEFCKAFNARTQGQEAGLPTPVIITVYSDRSFTFETKSTPASVLLKKAAGLTSGSARPNTVKVGTVTRAQLEDIAKAKQADLTAADLDAAVRTIAGSARSMGLNVEGV, via the coding sequence ATGGCTAAGAAGATTCAGGCTTACATCAAGCTGCAAGTTAAGGCCGGCCAGGCCAACCCAAGCCCACCCGTTGGTCCAGCACTGGGTCAACACGGTGTGAACATCATGGAATTCTGCAAGGCCTTCAACGCCCGTACCCAGGGTCAAGAAGCCGGCCTGCCGACTCCTGTGATCATCACTGTCTACAGCGACCGTAGCTTCACCTTCGAGACCAAGAGCACCCCTGCCTCGGTTCTGCTGAAGAAAGCTGCTGGCCTGACCAGTGGTTCGGCTCGCCCGAACACCGTTAAAGTCGGTACCGTTACCCGTGCTCAGCTGGAAGACATCGCCAAAGCTAAACAGGCTGATCTGACTGCCGCTGACCTGGACGCTGCTGTACGCACCATCGCTGGCTCTGCCCGCAGCATGGGCCTGAACGTGGAGGGTGTGTAA
- the tuf gene encoding elongation factor Tu, with amino-acid sequence MAKEKFDRSLPHVNVGTIGHVDHGKTTLTAALTRVCSEVFGSAVVEFDKIDSAPEEKARGITINTAHVEYNSNIRHYAHVDCPGHADYVKNMITGAAQMDGAILVCSAADGPMPQTREHILLSRQVGVPYIVVFLNKADLVDDAELLELVEMEVRDLLSTYDFPGDDTPIIIGSARMALEGKDDNEMGTTAVKKLVETLDAYIPEPVRAVDQPFLMPIEDVFSISGRGTVVTGRIERGIVRVQDPLEIVGLRDTTTTTCTGVEMFRKLLDEGRAGENCGVLLRGTKRDDVERGQVLVKPGSVKPHTKFTAEVYVLSKEEGGRHTPFFKGYRPQFYFRTTDVTGNCELPEGVEMVMPGDNIQMTVTLIKTIAMEDGLRFAIREGGRTVGAGVVAKIIE; translated from the coding sequence ATGGCTAAGGAAAAGTTTGATCGTTCCCTTCCCCACGTTAACGTCGGCACTATCGGCCACGTTGACCACGGTAAGACCACTCTGACCGCAGCTCTGACTCGCGTCTGCTCCGAAGTTTTCGGTTCGGCAGTCGTTGAGTTCGACAAGATCGACTCGGCTCCGGAAGAAAAAGCGCGCGGTATCACCATCAACACCGCTCACGTCGAGTACAACTCGAACATTCGTCACTACGCTCACGTTGACTGCCCAGGTCACGCTGACTACGTGAAGAACATGATCACCGGTGCTGCCCAGATGGACGGCGCGATCCTGGTTTGCTCGGCCGCCGATGGTCCGATGCCACAAACCCGTGAGCACATCCTGCTGTCCCGTCAGGTAGGCGTTCCTTACATCGTGGTCTTCCTGAACAAGGCTGACCTGGTGGACGACGCCGAGCTGCTGGAACTGGTCGAGATGGAAGTTCGCGACCTGCTGTCCACCTACGACTTCCCAGGCGACGATACCCCGATCATCATCGGTTCGGCTCGTATGGCCCTGGAAGGCAAAGACGACAACGAAATGGGTACTACCGCTGTCAAGAAGCTGGTAGAAACTCTGGATGCCTACATCCCTGAGCCAGTTCGTGCCGTTGACCAGCCGTTCCTGATGCCGATCGAAGACGTATTCTCGATCTCGGGTCGTGGTACCGTTGTTACCGGTCGTATCGAGCGTGGTATCGTCCGCGTTCAGGATCCGCTGGAAATCGTTGGTCTGCGTGACACCACCACCACCACCTGCACCGGTGTTGAGATGTTCCGCAAGCTGCTGGACGAAGGTCGTGCTGGCGAGAACTGCGGCGTTCTGCTGCGTGGTACCAAGCGTGACGACGTTGAGCGTGGCCAGGTTCTGGTCAAGCCAGGTTCGGTCAAGCCGCACACCAAGTTCACCGCAGAAGTCTACGTTCTGTCGAAGGAAGAAGGCGGTCGTCACACTCCGTTCTTCAAAGGCTACCGTCCTCAGTTCTACTTCCGTACCACTGACGTGACCGGTAACTGCGAACTGCCGGAAGGCGTTGAAATGGTAATGCCAGGTGACAACATTCAGATGACTGTCACCCTGATCAAGACCATCGCAATGGAAGACGGTCTGCGCTTCGCTATCCGTGAAGGCGGTCGTACCGTCGGCGCCGGCGTCGTAGCAAAAATTATTGAATAA
- the rplJ gene encoding 50S ribosomal protein L10, with the protein MAIKLEDKKAIVAEVNEAAKVALSAVVADARGVTVGAMTGLRKEAREAGVYVRVVRNTLLKRAVEGTEFSILNDAFKGPTLIAFSNEHPGAAARLFKEFAKGQDKFEIKAAAFDGKFLAANQIDVLATLPTRDEAIAQLMSVIQGATSKLARTLAALRDQKEAAAA; encoded by the coding sequence GTGGCAATTAAACTCGAAGACAAGAAGGCCATCGTCGCTGAAGTCAACGAGGCTGCCAAAGTCGCTCTGTCCGCTGTCGTGGCTGATGCCCGTGGTGTGACTGTAGGCGCAATGACCGGACTCCGTAAAGAGGCCCGCGAAGCTGGCGTATACGTACGTGTCGTACGTAACACCCTGCTGAAGCGCGCTGTTGAAGGCACCGAATTCTCGATCCTCAACGACGCGTTCAAAGGCCCGACCCTGATTGCTTTCTCCAACGAACACCCGGGCGCTGCTGCTCGTCTGTTCAAAGAGTTCGCCAAGGGTCAGGACAAGTTCGAGATCAAGGCAGCTGCGTTCGACGGCAAGTTCCTTGCCGCTAACCAGATCGACGTGCTGGCAACCCTGCCAACCCGCGACGAGGCTATCGCACAGCTGATGAGCGTAATCCAAGGTGCAACCAGCAAGCTGGCTCGTACCCTGGCAGCTCTGCGCGACCAGAAAGAAGCTGCTGCTGCCTAA
- the secE gene encoding preprotein translocase subunit SecE — translation MTPKTEAQESRFDLFKWLAVVALVVVGVVGNQYYSASPILYRVLALLVLAAVAGFVALQTAKGKSFFALAKEARTEIRKVVWPTRQETTQTTLIVVAVVLVMALLLWGLDSLLGWAVSLIVG, via the coding sequence ATGACTCCCAAAACTGAAGCCCAAGAATCGCGTTTTGATCTGTTCAAGTGGCTGGCTGTAGTGGCTTTGGTGGTTGTCGGTGTAGTGGGTAACCAGTATTACTCCGCCTCCCCGATCCTGTATCGCGTCCTTGCACTTCTCGTCCTGGCTGCTGTCGCGGGCTTTGTAGCTCTGCAGACTGCGAAGGGCAAGTCGTTCTTTGCGCTGGCGAAGGAAGCTCGTACCGAGATTCGTAAAGTCGTGTGGCCGACCCGCCAGGAAACCACCCAGACCACGCTGATTGTCGTGGCTGTCGTGCTGGTTATGGCACTGCTGCTGTGGGGTCTTGATTCCCTGCTCGGCTGGGCGGTCTCCTTGATCGTTGGCTAA
- the tyrS gene encoding tyrosine--tRNA ligase, which translates to MKSVEEQLALIKRGAEEVLVESELVEKLKRGQPLRIKAGFDPTAPDLHLGHTVLINKLRQFQDLGHQVIFLIGDFTGMIGDPSGKSATRPPLTREQVLENAETYKQQVFKILDPAKTEVAFNSTWMDKLTPADFIRLASQYTVARMLERDDFDKRYTTNQPIAIHEFLYPLVQGYDSVALKADVELGGTDQKFNLLMGRELQRAYGQEAQNIVTMPLLEGLDGVKKMSKSLGNYVGIQEAPGVMYSKLVSIPDTLMWRYFELLSFRSMEEIEQFRTDVANGANPRDIKIKLAEEIVARFHGEEAAANAHRAAGNRMKEGELPEDLPEVEVAAAESLPIAAVLNRAGLVKNSAQARDLLSGGAVKVDGAVVDRDFVFALGATHVCQAGKKSFARVTLKAE; encoded by the coding sequence ATGAAGTCGGTTGAAGAGCAGCTGGCGCTTATCAAGCGCGGCGCGGAAGAAGTACTGGTCGAGTCGGAACTGGTGGAGAAGCTCAAGCGCGGCCAACCTCTGCGCATCAAGGCCGGCTTCGACCCGACCGCGCCTGACCTGCACCTTGGGCACACGGTGCTGATCAACAAGCTGCGCCAGTTCCAGGATCTGGGGCATCAGGTCATCTTCCTGATCGGTGACTTCACCGGCATGATCGGCGACCCGAGCGGCAAGAGCGCCACGCGCCCGCCGCTGACCCGCGAGCAGGTGCTGGAAAACGCCGAGACGTACAAGCAGCAGGTGTTCAAGATCCTTGACCCGGCCAAGACCGAGGTTGCATTCAACTCCACCTGGATGGACAAGCTGACTCCGGCTGATTTCATTCGACTGGCGTCGCAGTACACCGTGGCGCGCATGCTCGAGCGCGATGACTTCGACAAGCGCTACACCACCAACCAGCCTATTGCCATCCACGAGTTCCTGTACCCGCTGGTGCAGGGCTATGACTCGGTGGCACTGAAGGCTGATGTCGAACTCGGTGGCACTGACCAGAAGTTCAACCTGCTGATGGGGCGTGAACTGCAGCGCGCCTATGGCCAGGAGGCGCAGAACATCGTGACCATGCCGCTGCTCGAAGGGCTCGACGGCGTGAAGAAGATGTCCAAGTCGCTGGGTAACTATGTAGGTATCCAGGAAGCGCCGGGGGTTATGTACAGCAAGTTGGTGTCGATCCCGGATACCCTGATGTGGCGCTACTTCGAGCTGCTGAGCTTCCGTTCCATGGAAGAGATCGAGCAGTTCCGTACCGACGTCGCCAATGGCGCAAATCCACGCGACATCAAGATCAAGCTGGCGGAAGAGATCGTTGCACGCTTCCATGGCGAGGAGGCTGCGGCCAATGCTCACCGTGCCGCGGGTAACCGCATGAAGGAGGGCGAGTTGCCGGAAGATCTGCCGGAGGTCGAAGTGGCTGCGGCTGAAAGCCTGCCAATTGCTGCCGTGCTGAACCGGGCTGGCCTGGTGAAGAACTCGGCTCAGGCGCGTGATTTGCTGAGTGGTGGTGCGGTCAAGGTTGATGGCGCGGTGGTCGATCGTGACTTCGTGTTTGCGCTGGGTGCAACCCATGTGTGCCAGGCGGGCAAGAAGTCGTTTGCTCGGGTTACCCTCAAGGCTGAGTGA
- the rplL gene encoding 50S ribosomal protein L7/L12 yields the protein MSLTNEQIIEAIGQKTVLEIVELIKAMEETFGVTAAAAVAAGPAAGAAAAVEEQTEFNVVLTEAGDKKVNVIKAVRELTGLGLKEAKEKVDGAPQVIAEGVSKEAAEDAKKKLEEAGAKVELK from the coding sequence ATGTCTCTGACTAACGAACAAATCATCGAAGCGATCGGCCAGAAAACTGTTCTGGAAATTGTTGAACTGATCAAAGCGATGGAAGAAACCTTCGGCGTTACCGCTGCTGCCGCTGTTGCTGCTGGCCCAGCTGCTGGCGCTGCTGCCGCTGTTGAAGAGCAGACCGAGTTCAACGTCGTTCTGACCGAAGCTGGCGACAAGAAAGTAAACGTGATCAAGGCCGTTCGTGAACTGACCGGTCTGGGCCTGAAAGAAGCCAAAGAGAAAGTCGACGGCGCTCCTCAGGTTATCGCTGAAGGCGTTTCGAAAGAAGCCGCTGAAGACGCGAAGAAGAAGCTGGAAGAAGCTGGCGCTAAAGTCGAGCTGAAGTAA